The following are from one region of the Amycolatopsis sp. QT-25 genome:
- a CDS encoding Lsr2 family protein, which translates to MAQKVSVQIVDDIDGGEATQTVPFALDGVTYEIDLSDDNAGALRDHLERFIDASRRVGGRKVKVATGQSTVAGGTAKPTDRERNQQVRAWASANGYAIAERGRIPNEIYEAFDSAESAPAEPVAEEAPAKRKRAPRKKS; encoded by the coding sequence ATGGCACAAAAGGTATCCGTCCAGATCGTCGACGACATCGACGGTGGTGAAGCCACCCAGACCGTGCCCTTCGCGCTCGACGGCGTCACGTACGAGATCGACCTCTCCGACGACAACGCCGGCGCCCTCCGTGACCACCTCGAGCGCTTCATCGACGCCAGCAGGCGAGTCGGTGGACGCAAGGTGAAGGTCGCAACCGGACAGTCCACCGTGGCCGGTGGCACGGCGAAGCCCACCGACCGCGAGCGCAACCAGCAGGTCCGCGCCTGGGCCTCGGCGAACGGCTACGCGATCGCCGAACGCGGCCGCATCCCCAACGAAATCTACGAAGCGTTCGACAGCGCCGAGTCGGCCCCTGCCGAACCGGTCGCCGAAGAAGCTCCTGCCAAACGTAAGCGTGCCCCTCGCAAGAAGTCCTGA
- a CDS encoding carboxylesterase family protein, which translates to MGLDRKVAAVVAAVVLVTPPAGAASLAGALREAKPAAPICSPGTTVKTDDGPVCGVSGTEVTSWQGIRYAAPPTGELRWKPPRRPAPWTEPFTATAESNQCAQPSGAGQGSEDEDCLKLTVRAPAKRGPGPLAVMVQLHGGGFLLWKPQDASRLVTAGNVISVEVNYRLGIFGFLAHESFGAHAGNYGLQDQQAALRWVQRNISRFGGDPRNVTIYGASAGGSSVCAHTVSPASAGLFQRGISESGEYNSLLGVDTVWQPQDCKAKLPTEKQAQRTGARFAAAVGCGDGAEAAVCLRKTPASALLKQADHGRNPDNGTIAPIVDGKTLPMSPGEAFATGRVNDVALMHGVARDETQLPSASTSDDYEKLVRQQYGRHAPAVRGKYPPARFPAPAPFLAFRTIVADSNSVCPSALNNARLARHIPVYAYQMDATDVPPQFFVDPTKPNGAYHIAEWLLLFPGGVELGPNQQALSDQLVAQWTGFARTGDPTVDGTPRWDRYTEADPVVMSLNSAGDSGLTTEIPRRHHCAFWTELTPFADHR; encoded by the coding sequence ATGGGACTCGACCGAAAGGTGGCCGCCGTCGTGGCGGCCGTGGTGCTCGTGACGCCGCCGGCAGGCGCAGCGTCCCTGGCCGGCGCACTGCGCGAAGCGAAACCGGCCGCACCGATCTGCTCGCCGGGCACCACGGTGAAGACCGACGATGGCCCGGTGTGCGGTGTCTCGGGCACCGAGGTCACGTCGTGGCAAGGGATCCGTTATGCCGCGCCGCCGACGGGGGAACTGCGCTGGAAACCGCCTCGGCGGCCCGCCCCGTGGACCGAGCCCTTCACCGCGACCGCTGAGAGCAACCAGTGCGCGCAACCGTCCGGGGCGGGCCAGGGTTCGGAGGACGAGGACTGCCTCAAGCTGACCGTTCGAGCGCCCGCCAAGCGTGGGCCCGGTCCGCTCGCGGTCATGGTGCAGCTTCACGGCGGCGGATTCCTGCTGTGGAAACCGCAGGACGCGAGCCGGCTGGTGACGGCGGGCAACGTCATCAGCGTGGAGGTCAACTACCGCCTCGGGATCTTCGGCTTCCTGGCCCACGAGTCGTTCGGCGCGCACGCGGGCAACTACGGGCTGCAGGATCAGCAGGCCGCGTTGCGCTGGGTGCAGCGCAACATCTCACGGTTCGGCGGAGACCCGCGCAATGTCACGATCTACGGTGCTTCCGCCGGTGGATCGAGCGTCTGCGCCCACACGGTCTCACCGGCCTCGGCGGGGTTGTTCCAGCGTGGGATCAGCGAAAGCGGCGAATACAACTCGCTGCTCGGCGTGGACACGGTGTGGCAGCCGCAGGACTGCAAGGCGAAGCTGCCCACCGAGAAACAGGCCCAGCGCACCGGGGCGCGGTTCGCCGCCGCCGTCGGCTGTGGCGACGGCGCCGAGGCCGCCGTCTGCCTGCGCAAGACCCCTGCCTCGGCGTTGCTCAAGCAGGCGGATCACGGGAGGAACCCCGACAACGGCACGATCGCACCGATCGTGGACGGAAAGACCTTGCCGATGTCGCCGGGGGAGGCCTTCGCCACCGGGCGCGTCAACGACGTCGCACTGATGCACGGCGTGGCCCGCGACGAAACCCAGCTGCCTTCCGCGTCGACCTCGGACGACTACGAGAAACTGGTGCGCCAGCAATACGGCAGGCACGCGCCCGCGGTTCGCGGTAAGTATCCGCCGGCCCGGTTCCCCGCGCCCGCGCCGTTCCTCGCCTTCCGGACCATCGTGGCCGACTCCAACTCCGTGTGCCCCTCAGCCCTCAACAACGCACGGCTGGCCCGGCACATCCCGGTCTACGCCTACCAGATGGACGCCACGGACGTCCCGCCGCAGTTCTTCGTCGATCCCACCAAACCGAACGGCGCCTATCACATCGCCGAATGGCTCCTGCTGTTCCCGGGCGGCGTCGAGCTCGGCCCGAATCAGCAGGCGCTGTCCGATCAGCTGGTCGCGCAGTGGACCGGATTCGCCCGCACCGGTGACCCGACCGTGGACGGAACCCCCCGTTGGGATCGCTACACCGAAGCCGACCCCGTCGTCATGTCGCTCAACTCGGCGGGGGACAGCGGGCTCACCACCGAGATCCCGCGCCGGCATCATTGCGCGTTCTGGACCGAACTGACCCCGTTCGCCGATCACCGATAG
- a CDS encoding RICIN domain-containing protein, with translation MIVATAIVATAASVAMPGTAVAAPQSGPSAAAQSTDIDKGNAAAVLNIVAGPELLILSDRGFVAAMYYAADDIDKQHPLEPEHQKLKETAIAALAADGEATSTQWIKVGIHDAHREDQKLVTERRQQQAQERAAKALAASTLSIPADNTVLAKSIFDFIVHLDLNADGYKDMAVKEAARAALRGTADDQWRFLTVGLFVEHRKDADRVIQDDATKDEAAKAAERAKAAKANAVSHTLGSVPQTRLEYLINLKDRDFVVEIWKSVPRDTEVHGAAEDAVGSLDPADWTFFINQGAEEAHLRDIVNELNKRDQEYIRQITELRTRAASQLIRPALVAAADAALAAKRSDREKFLRSGQYENLVQTLRVDALSGIDVYLTHRNGDVVLEQWQPGNRPEVQWRIEPGLSNPECFSFQSVSRPNHYLRWRSGASSAVNAAVIPPQSKRVTAHVDPTDGSDVFKGDATWCVRGDASGVSIRPSRNSGRYLFVTGAIDDDYYAVATKWHAEAPQAAHPIDRRYAAEKPLRDKLGKPVGDFVPEGTANGVSLGHRVYDNGRLYLTAGNDGTNQRIAVQAVYKGPVLDKLLALGGPAGVGGAMTDQVPTKDGNGQVLRIVKPTMGGQNLHIVWSASTGAHMVFGLIGEIWAASGGETGPYGYPLADEATVSGTNVRHSRFATGTIYYVPGSAIRQVKGEIHRKFAAMGFEAGMGYPAADAGTFGPDGSPMQRFTAGSIYLTRNGTVAINGDIHRKFAEYGYETGSLGYPTGDIRSTSDGAGRVADFSTGSGSIYWHPSTGARMIYGNISLKYKAMGAERSYLGYPKADEAGLPLGKRSVFQNGRIDWSNENGGTIAYRVAAVPHNTVELRGAKSGRCIQTAGLIGEGALNDLAGMELWDCVAGVKQLWDVTHLGNNVYGLKNRHSGKCLDLRYGELRNGNPIVQYQCHYGTTQQWEFTTTADGSVALRSVHSAKIVEAADAQDPNATGVVQQVDSGQSHQRWTVYPR, from the coding sequence TTGATCGTCGCCACCGCGATCGTCGCGACGGCGGCCTCTGTCGCGATGCCCGGCACGGCCGTCGCCGCGCCGCAATCGGGGCCGTCGGCCGCGGCGCAGTCCACGGATATCGACAAGGGCAACGCCGCCGCCGTGTTGAACATCGTCGCCGGGCCCGAACTGCTGATCCTCAGCGACCGGGGTTTCGTCGCCGCGATGTACTACGCGGCCGACGACATCGACAAGCAGCACCCCCTCGAACCGGAGCACCAGAAGCTCAAGGAGACGGCCATCGCCGCGCTCGCCGCCGACGGTGAGGCGACGTCCACCCAGTGGATCAAAGTCGGGATCCACGACGCGCACCGGGAGGACCAGAAGCTCGTCACCGAGCGTCGGCAGCAGCAGGCACAGGAACGCGCCGCCAAGGCACTGGCGGCCTCGACCTTGAGCATCCCGGCCGACAACACCGTCCTGGCGAAGTCGATCTTCGACTTCATCGTCCACTTGGACCTCAACGCCGACGGCTACAAGGACATGGCGGTCAAAGAGGCCGCACGGGCCGCCCTGCGGGGTACCGCGGACGACCAGTGGCGCTTCTTGACCGTCGGGCTCTTCGTGGAGCACAGGAAAGACGCGGATCGGGTGATCCAGGACGACGCCACCAAGGACGAAGCGGCCAAGGCCGCCGAGCGGGCGAAGGCGGCCAAGGCGAACGCCGTGTCGCACACGCTGGGATCCGTGCCCCAGACGCGCCTGGAGTACCTGATCAACCTGAAGGACCGGGACTTCGTCGTCGAAATCTGGAAGTCCGTGCCCCGTGACACCGAGGTGCACGGCGCCGCCGAAGACGCCGTCGGCAGCCTCGATCCCGCCGACTGGACCTTCTTCATCAACCAGGGCGCCGAGGAGGCGCACCTGCGCGACATCGTGAACGAGCTGAACAAGCGCGATCAGGAGTACATCCGCCAGATCACCGAGCTGCGCACCCGCGCGGCGAGCCAGCTGATCCGGCCCGCGCTGGTGGCGGCCGCCGACGCGGCCCTCGCCGCCAAGCGCAGCGACCGCGAGAAGTTCCTCCGGTCCGGCCAGTACGAGAACCTGGTCCAGACCCTGCGCGTCGACGCGCTCAGCGGCATCGACGTCTACCTCACCCACCGCAACGGCGACGTCGTCCTCGAGCAGTGGCAGCCGGGCAACCGGCCGGAAGTGCAGTGGAGGATCGAGCCGGGCCTGAGCAATCCCGAGTGCTTCTCGTTCCAGTCGGTCAGCAGGCCCAACCACTACCTGCGCTGGCGGTCGGGAGCGTCCTCGGCGGTCAACGCGGCTGTCATTCCGCCGCAGTCCAAGCGCGTGACGGCCCACGTCGACCCGACCGACGGCTCGGACGTGTTCAAGGGCGACGCCACCTGGTGCGTGCGCGGTGACGCGTCCGGCGTCTCCATCCGTCCGTCGCGCAATTCCGGCAGGTACCTGTTCGTCACCGGCGCGATCGACGACGACTACTACGCCGTCGCGACGAAGTGGCACGCCGAAGCACCTCAGGCAGCGCATCCGATCGACCGGCGTTACGCCGCGGAGAAGCCGCTGCGCGACAAACTCGGCAAGCCCGTCGGCGACTTCGTCCCCGAAGGGACCGCCAACGGCGTCAGCCTGGGCCACCGGGTGTACGACAACGGCAGGCTCTACCTCACGGCGGGCAACGACGGCACCAACCAGCGCATCGCGGTGCAGGCGGTCTACAAGGGGCCGGTTCTCGACAAGCTCCTCGCGCTGGGTGGTCCGGCCGGGGTCGGCGGCGCGATGACCGACCAGGTGCCCACCAAGGACGGCAACGGTCAGGTGCTCCGCATCGTCAAACCCACGATGGGCGGTCAGAACCTCCACATCGTCTGGAGCGCGTCGACGGGGGCCCACATGGTCTTCGGCCTGATCGGCGAGATCTGGGCGGCGTCGGGCGGCGAAACGGGTCCATACGGCTACCCGCTCGCCGACGAGGCCACGGTCAGTGGCACGAACGTCCGCCACAGCCGGTTCGCCACCGGCACCATCTACTACGTGCCCGGTAGCGCGATCCGGCAGGTCAAGGGCGAAATCCACCGGAAGTTCGCCGCCATGGGCTTCGAGGCGGGAATGGGTTATCCCGCCGCGGACGCCGGCACCTTCGGGCCGGACGGCAGCCCCATGCAGCGCTTCACCGCGGGTTCGATCTACCTCACGCGCAACGGCACCGTCGCGATCAACGGGGACATCCACCGGAAGTTCGCCGAGTACGGCTACGAAACCGGTTCCCTCGGGTACCCGACGGGCGACATCCGGTCCACTTCGGACGGTGCGGGCCGGGTCGCCGACTTCTCCACCGGTTCCGGCTCGATCTACTGGCATCCGAGCACCGGTGCCCGGATGATCTACGGCAACATCAGCCTGAAGTACAAGGCGATGGGCGCGGAGCGGTCGTACCTCGGCTATCCGAAGGCGGACGAGGCCGGGCTGCCGCTGGGCAAGCGCAGTGTGTTCCAGAACGGCCGGATCGACTGGAGCAACGAGAACGGCGGAACCATCGCCTACCGCGTCGCCGCCGTTCCCCACAACACCGTCGAACTCAGGGGCGCCAAGTCGGGGCGCTGCATCCAGACGGCGGGGCTCATCGGGGAAGGTGCGTTGAACGACCTCGCCGGCATGGAACTGTGGGACTGTGTCGCCGGCGTCAAGCAGCTGTGGGACGTGACCCATCTCGGCAACAACGTCTACGGGCTGAAGAACCGCCACTCGGGCAAGTGCCTGGACCTTCGCTACGGCGAGCTGCGCAACGGAAACCCGATCGTCCAGTACCAGTGCCACTACGGCACGACACAGCAGTGGGAGTTCACCACCACCGCGGATGGTTCGGTCGCCTTGCGCAGCGTGCATTCGGCGAAGATCGTCGAAGCCGCCGATGCTCAGGACCCCAACGCCACCGGGGTGGTCCAGCAGGTGGACAGCGGGCAGTCCCATCAGCGGTGGACCGTCTATCCCCGCTGA